TTGTTCTTTGTTTCTGAGGGTGGGCGGGAGGGGGTCGGAGACCTCCGTGCCGCCACAGAACATCTACAGCAACTACGGGGGAAAGGCAAATCCTGTCGCTAGCTGAAGATGACCACAGAAGAACACGCGCGTATCTAAATCATCCTCGCACCCTGAGAGCGATGCACGGCAAAAGACGTGAgcaaaaaacaaagagaggcaaCGGAGGCAGGCAGCGTGGGGGGTAGCAGGTGCACGGACAGCACGAAAtaggagaagagagcgaggagaggagtggagaaggggaCGTCACAAACAGCTTCTATCGTTCCCGCgttcccttcttctctctctctgaacACATCACAACgcggaaggaggaagagcggaggggaaagggaataagaggaaagcgagaggaagaaaaatgAAACAGTGATACATGCAAGTACacgtacacatacacgtACACGTACACGTCTCAGCGGAACGCATTGGGACTATAGGCATCAGCTTGTGCATAGGCTTGCGCGTGGACACGTTTCGAGAACATGTCAGCCCGCGGGGTTGCACAGAACCTGCAAAGAAACAACCATAGTGGGGCACGCGTCTAATCCCACGTGAGTTCGAAAACATCAGCCCCCAAGAACAAAGGAAAGCTAACAACAAATAAGAGAGGTGATTATGATTCACTGGTGTGCGGTGTgcggtgtgggggtgggggtgggggtgtgtaCCGCTCTCACCACACCGCCTTCACTCCTCATGCGACTCCCTCCACTTTTCGCGAAGTGAGGAACGCTGTGTGAGGTCGATCCCTCAtctcccacccccacacactcacgcacagcagaggaaacgacagcgagagagagagaccaatGGTCAGCTGACAGCCATTCGAGTGGATGTCCCCAcaggcaaaggagaagacagtagaacaaaaaggggggggcggggggcaTGATTTCACCGTGTCACCGGTGAGATCTCATCACTCTTGCCGAGTTGGATTCTGCACCCCACGCTATTGCCCTCTACTGCACTCCGCTACTTTATGGCCCACTTGTCACCGTGAAGCTGGGGGCAGCCATGATGAGGTCCTCGTCAGGCTCTGGAACGGTGTAGCGGGCGGTGTGGCGGAACCGGCTCGGGTCCGCAAGGGGGCTCTTCATCTCCCCGGCCACATTCCAGAAGGACGACGTCGAGCCACGGGTGAGGTCGCCACTGCTGATGCTCCTGTCCGGTGGCATGCCAGTGTGCTTCGCGTACCCCATCATGTTGTTGACGGCACTGCCTACGCTGTAGAGCTGGCTGCGATGACCGAGGCTGTAGAGGTTGTCGTAGCTGCTGTAGTACTGCGCTTCGGTGTGATCGATGTGCGAGGTcagggggagagggccaCGGGATGCGTTACGCGGGTAGCGCATCGAGACGATGTCACCGCTCGACTGTGAGGACCGGATGGCTGGTCCGCTCGCAGACACAGTAAACCTTCCGCCGGTGTTGAGGGCGGGCGACGAGTAGGCACTCGTGCTCCCACTGGTGACGTGGGTGTACTGCCCCGGCATGTTGTTGCTTCCGGTGCCGGTGCCAGAGGGGTTCGTGCGGCGCATGATCTCTGCCTGGGTCTTCTGCCAGCGGCCCCACGGGGTGCACTCAGGGCTCTTGTCCGCGTAGCTCACTTGAATGTAGCGTactttgttttcctcctcgtctggtgaagagaaggtgaagacgtTGTGCAGTGCTGCGATGGCTGCGTCCGCTTCCGTGGTCGTCTCGTACCAAACAAACGCTGTTGGGATGCGGCGCTCCTCGTTGGGGGTCACCGTAGTCGAGTGGCGCACAATGTTGAGGTGCAGAATCTTGCCATAGCAGCTGAACACAGGGTACAGGTCCTGCTCCGTAACGTAGGGCTCCAGCTGACCTACGAAGATGCGCGCTTTTGACTGAGACACGGCGTATCTCGACGGGCGAACGTTATGCGACATGGCTGGGGTGTctgtggtgggtgggcgaggagagaaggctGTGACGTCCGAGGCGGTCAACTCGGTTCACTATGCAGCGCTCTTGCAGCACCCAGGCACGTCCAGGTACGCAGGAGAGACGAAGAAGGACTTAGAGAGGAAAGttagaaagagagagagagtggtgTAGCCGCTCTGGTTCGTGAATTCAAACCACCACTGCTTCAGCGCACGCCCGAACGTAAAGGTAGTTTAGCCGAGACACAAAAGTAAACAGAAGTGTGCCCGATTCTACAAACCCGCGAATTGTGCTGGCAGTGCGACGAGTTGTATgggtggtgggagagggaggaggaggaggaggagtggtggtggtggtagacCGAgacacaaaggagagaaggggggagggagggaaggagagtaCTCCGTGAGGGTGTGTTGCGCCAGCACaagaaacgaagaagaaaaaaatgagacAACGGATTATACACTTCACGTACTTTTAAGATGAAGGCGTCGAGAGAAGAGCCGCCCGACTGGAACGACGCGCGTGCACCCTCCTTTTCACGACCCCCTTtgttcgctgctgcactgcgccgGTACTCCGCATgcagaaaggcaaaaaaaaaatgcgtATCTCTTGATGGCCTTCTTACAGGCTcatgctctctctcccccccacacacacgctcactcactcacgctGCGAGAGGGACAAGACTACGAGCGGCTGCCTCTGATAGCTACCCCAACAAGAAAAGCAgctgagagagcgagagagagagagagcaagatTGATGTGAAGCAGCGACGTTAGACACCACAGTGATAACAACACTCAGCAATGaagaacaaaacaaaaaacgaTATATCCAAATAActcagagaaggagagagctgAATCAAGCAGAGAACAATGACGACAGCAACGAAACAGGTGACGAAGcgggacgagagagagagagtgacaGGAGCAAGATAAAGAGActtgggcagcagcagcagcagcagcagcagcggagtgGGGGAACGCGAGagcgagacacacacacacacacacaaagaagatACAAAATAAATGCACTTGCACAATAGACACACCTACGACAACTCACACCAAGAGAGGAgtaacagcagcagcagaagcagcagtagtAGTAAATGAAACTACAGCGAAGACGCTAGAGCAGACCGAGAGGGTG
The DNA window shown above is from Leishmania panamensis strain MHOM/PA/94/PSC-1 chromosome 31 sequence and carries:
- a CDS encoding hypothetical protein (TriTrypDB/GeneDB-style sysID: LpmP.31.2620), coding for MSHNVRPSRYAVSQSKARIFVGQLEPYVTEQDLYPVFSCYGKILHLNIVRHSTTVTPNEERRIPTAFVWYETTTEADAAIAALHNVFTFSSPDEEENKVRYIQVSYADKSPECTPWGRWQKTQAEIMRRTNPSGTGTGSNNMPGQYTHVTSGSTSAYSSPALNTGGRFTVSASGPAIRSSQSSGDIVSMRYPRNASRGPLPLTSHIDHTEAQYYSSYDNLYSLGHRSQLYSVGSAVNNMMGYAKHTGMPPDRSISSGDLTRGSTSSFWNVAGEMKSPLADPSRFRHTARYTVPEPDEDLIMAAPSFTVTSGP